The Nicotiana tabacum cultivar K326 chromosome 5, ASM71507v2, whole genome shotgun sequence sequence AAGATAAGTGAATTTTATCACAGTTATGACATCAACTAGTAATCAAAAAGGCTATACATATTGTTACGCACGCCGACAAAATTGACCACTGCAGGAAAGTTATGATTTTGCATTTCCGTTTTGAGAATAAGGGAAATGCTTACTCCTCCATACGATTTTCCTCGGATTTCTGCTGTGAAACCTTGACCTTGATAGGCAAGGTGAGAGATGGGTCGTTGGCGAGCGCAGCAGGTGCTTTGACCATATGAATGCTCTGCTCGAGCTCCTTTGTTGCTTCTCTCTGCTCCTTGGTTTTCTTACCTTTCATCCTGTCCAATTTTCCAACTACTGTTagtattaaaaaagaaaataaaactacATGTTGCAAATTAGTGGAGCAGTAGAAAAGGACCTGTTTTTGTGGTGCCTTTCATCTCTGACAACTCTGATTTTATCAATTTTCTGAATGGCCTTCAGAGTGTTCTCAGTGACATTCCTGTCATATCTCTCCGGCCTATTGCGCTTTCTCTCAAATTCAAATGTTGAGTCCTTAAAATAGCAACATGCAGCAACAACAGAattcataattgaagaagaataaACAAATCAGTGGAGTGGATGGAGCAACTGCATCaggaaaagaagaatgaaaaggaGGAATAATATTCACCTGAGTCATGTCCTTTCCATGCAGCCGTCTATATGCTTTAGTCCACTTAACTTTTCGTGGATTCCTCTTC is a genomic window containing:
- the LOC107768240 gene encoding putative ribosome biogenesis protein RLP24, with translation MRLEKCWFCSSTVYPGHGIQYVRNDAKIFRFCRSKCHKNFKMKRNPRKVKWTKAYRRLHGKDMTQDSTFEFERKRNRPERYDRNVTENTLKAIQKIDKIRVVRDERHHKNRMKGKKTKEQREATKELEQSIHMVKAPAALANDPSLTLPIKVKVSQQKSEENRMEE